In Trichoderma atroviride chromosome 2, complete sequence, one DNA window encodes the following:
- a CDS encoding uncharacterized protein (EggNog:ENOG41), with the protein MFSSLAAIRRRYYSVLRWPHIRKSVSVPCGSGGFVDIDLYNVDEFSPTKFLVLHLPPSSGSANSAKQLPEFLYDWPVASINYRWETERRDVASQDAASEEHEFAGSLDWPTPIHDVAFAYQWITRALMPPDNGRGGIYVYGSHLGAGLAMSLSLTESRPNKKFCVRGIAAYNGIYNWTMFLPGHRINMIRSMMDVASLSRRTNGNFRLDTLQQKLVSLFQTPSNLFDPFASPSLFFHNPGLSIPESFYTSTRLASIIRNMKGQASDESKENVLPRNSYLGFPPRDSTMKIPETILLHDAPSGPPARQPRPKMGLKGSSDGDQRNTFKNQTDEIASLMRRSLARFELKEKARYEEDVHYLAEEPKRRIRVVEVGQEREDLELNEFGQQAVSNWLDENLGTIKLK; encoded by the exons ATGTTTTCATCGCTGGCCGCTATTCGCCGCCGGTACTACAGCGTGCTAAGATGGCCTCATATTCGAAAGAGCGTGTCTGTACCTTGTGGCTCTGGAGGCTTTGTAGATATCGA TTTGTATAATGTTGACGAATTTTCACCTACAAAATTCCTGGTTCTTCACTTGCCTCCATCATCGGGGAGTGCCAACAGCGCAAAGCAGCTGCCGGAATTCTTGTATGATTGGCCTGTCGCAAGCATCAACTACCGATGGGAGACTGAACGTCGCGATGTCGCAAGTCAAGATGCCGCCAGCGAAGAGCACGAGTTTGCCGGCTCTTTAGATTGGCCTACGCCGATACATGATGTGGCTTTTGCTTACCAGTGGATAACCAGAGCTCTGATGCCTCCAGACAATGGCCGAGGAGGCATTTACGTCTACGGATCTCATCTCGGCGCCGGCCTAGCCATGTCTCTCTCATTGACCGAGTCACGTCcaaataaaaagttttgTGTGCGTGGCATCGCGGCCTACAATGGCATCTACAACTGGACCATGTTCTTGCCAGGCCACAGAATAAATATGATTAGGTCCATGATGGACGTTGCAAGTCTTTCGCGGCGTACAAACGGCAACTTCAGACTTGATACCCTGCAACAAAAATTGGTATCCCTGTTTCAGACGCCATCCAATCTCTTTGACCCCTTCGCAAGCCcgagcctcttcttccacaacCCGGGGCTATCTATACCTGAATCATTCTACACATCTACACGGCTCGCCAGCATTATTCGCAATATGAAAGGGCAGGCGAGCGACGAGTCCAAGGAAAATGTCCTACCCCGTAACTCGTATCTTGGGTTCCCTCCTAGAGACTCAACGATGAAGATACCTGAAACCATCCTCTTACATGACGCACCGTCTGGACCACCGGCACGGCAGCCAAGACCAAAAATGGGACTCAAAGGCAGTAGTGACGGAGACCAAAGGAACACATTTAAGAATCAAACAGATGAAATTGCCAGTTTGATGAGGCGCAGTTTGGCTAGGTTTGAGCTTAAGGAGAAAGCGAGATATGAGGAGGACGTGCATTACCTGGCAGAAGAGCCGAAACGCAGAATTCGGGTCGTCGAGGTagggcaagaaagagaagacttGGAACTTAATGAATTCGGCCAGCAAGCTGTTTCAAACTGGTTGGATGAGAATCTTGGAACTATTAAATTGAAATAA
- a CDS encoding uncharacterized protein (SECRETED:SignalP(1-21)~TransMembrane:13 (n4-15c21/22o269-289i351-371o593-615i627-651o657-679i709-728o734-759i824-844o1064-1090i1097-1117o1123-1147i1168-1189o1209-1229i)) has translation MRSALLQSGLAALLFGASVSAESYTPKHELGRCAFRGQCGKQSFFGKELPCVDNGLAEDPDDDLRKELVELCGSQWSEGPVCCNLDQVKALKSEMGTPRTLIGSCPACKENFFNMFCKFTCSPDQSTFINVTDVAKKGNKLLVTELDQLISEEHGSGLYDSCKEVKFGGANSRAMDLIGGGAKNYHDMLKFLGDKKPLVGSPIQINYPEKYDQPGMAPLQTKPKKCNDEDPAYRCVCVDCPEVCPKLPDVKEAGSCRVGKLPCLSFASIFTYGVLLLALFVAVFGHIFWAKYQKRRVERTRLLHESSHSDDEDEGGPILTDAMRDQPTKRYWLNDRCDKAFRQLGNMSARFPSLTIGVSLVVVAILSAGWFRFDIEQDPARLWVSPTSEAAQEKEYFDSNFGPFFRAEKIFLVNDTKSSGPSPVLSYETLKWWAEIEKSVEALQGSMYGSTLDDVCFKPTGDACVIQSVTQYWYSKGGIDSKYWKDDLRSCAKSPVDCRPAFGQPIEPTMILGGYEDDVVDSQAMTVTWVVSNAAENSDTLLRAIDWENALRDRLLQAQEEAKSRGLRLSFTTEISLEQELNKSTNTDAKIVVVSYIVMFIYACLALGTPLKHLFGNPALLLVESKVTLGLAGIAIVLMSISASIGFFSWVGLKATLIIVEVIPFIVLAVGVDNIFLIVHELERVNINFPDQMVEERVSRALGRMGPSILFSALTETFAFALGSAVGMPAVRNFAAYAAGAVLINAVLQMTMFVSFLALNQMRVEDHRCELWPWWQVKKARINLNGTNGYPSTGRASDADEESYLQIFIRNTYAPSLLRKQTKVAVVAVFLGLLAAAIALLPGIQLGLDQRVAIPDGSYLIPYFNDLYDYLETGPPVYFVTRGVDASQRQEQQAMCSRFTTCQPFSLTNTLELERQRSDISYIMSPAASWIDDYFLWLNPIYDQCCIEHGSTCFADRQPAWNTSLYGMPEDDEFIHYLQKFLAAKTDDVCPLGGQASYGDAVVLDSEAAHVKASHFRTAHTRLRSQEDFIKAYSSARRIASDITKATGADVFPYSVFYIFFDQYLSIIPLTGGLLGAAVGVIFVIASFLLGSVRTSAIVTLTVIMSVVDIMGAMVVFNVSLNAVSLVNLIICVGISVEFCAHIARAFMFPSRTVMENSFNANGRDARAWTALVNVGGSVFSGITVTKFLGVGVLAFTRSKIFEIYYFRVWLALVVFAALHALVFLPVALSIGGGEGYVDPESEGTAAQDLTDRRWRAIRIHDNSDSEDDY, from the exons ATGCGTTCGGCTCTGCTGCAGTCTGGCCTTGCCGCCCTGCTCTTCGGGGCGAGCGTCTCTGCGGAATCATATACGCCAAAGCACGAGCTGGGCCGATGCGCGTTTCGAGGGCAGTGTGGAAAGCAGAGCTTTTTCGGCAAGGAGCTCCCATGCGTCGACAACGGCCTTGCTGAAGACCCGGACGATGACCTTCGAAAGGAGCTTGTTGAGCTTTGCGGCTCCCAGTGGAGCGAGGGACCTGTTTGCTGCAACCTGGATCAA GTCAAAGCTTTGAAATCCGAAATGGGCACCCCAAGGACTCTGATTGGATCCTGCCCTGCCTGCAAAGAGAACTTTTTCAACATGTTTTGTAAATTCACGTGTTCTCCCGATCAATCGACCTTTATAAATGTTACAGATGTCGCGAAAAAGGGAAACAAGCTACTCGTCACTGAGCTTGACCAATTGATTTCAGAGGAACACGGCTCAGGGCTCTATGATAGCTGTAAGGAGGTCAAGTTCGGAGGCGCAAACAGCAGGGCAATGGACTTGATCGGCGGCGGAGCCAAGAACTATCACGATATGCTCAAGTTTCTTGGCGACAAGAAGCCGCTGGTTGGTTCGCCCATTCAGATCAACTACCCGGAAAAATACGACCAGCCTGGGATGGCGCCATTGCAGACGAAGCCCAAGAAATGCAACGACGAGGATCCGGCTTATAGATGTGTTTGTGTCGACTGCCCGGAAGTATGCCCTAAACTGCCTGATGTAAAGGAAGCTGGGTCTTGCCGAGTGGGAAAGCTcccttgtctctctttcGCATCCATCTTCACATACGGTgttctgctgctggcactTTTCGTCGCCGTCTTTGGCCATATCTTCTGGGCTAAATACCAGAAACGTCGTGTCGAAAGGACTCGGCTACTCCACGAGTCGTCGCAcagcgatgacgaagacgagggtGGACCTATTCTTACTGATGCTATGCGCGACCAGCCAACAAAACGCTATTGGCTCAACGATAGATGCGACAAGGCTTTCCGCCAGCTAGGAAACATGTCTGCAAGGTTCCCCAGCCTCACCATAGGTGTGAGCTTGGTGGTCGTTGCTATCTTGAGTGCTGGCTGGTTCCGGTTTGATATAGAGCAAGACCCTGCTCGACTCTGGGTCAGCCCGACGTCGGAAGCTGCTCAAGAGAAGGAATATTTCGACTCCAACTTTGGCCCCTTTTTCCGAGCTGAAAAGATTTTCTTGGTCAACGACACCAAGTCATCTGGTCCCAGCCCTGTTCTTAGCTATGAGACGTTGAAGTGGTGGGCGGAAATTGAAAAGAGCGTTGAAGCACTCCAAGGCTCCATGTATGGCAGTACACTTGACGATGTTTGTTTCAAGCCTACCGGCGATGCTTGTGTTATACAATCTGTTACGCAGTATTGGTACTCGAAAGGCGGCATTGACTCCAAGTATTGGAAGGACGACCTTCGCAGCTGCGCAAAATCGCCCGTAGACTGCCGACCTGCATTTGGACAGCCCATTGAGCCAACTATGATCCTTGGCGGCTATGAAGACGATGTCGTTGACTCTCAAGCAATGACAGTCACATGGGTCGTTAGCAACGCCGCTGAGAACTCTGATACGCTTCTTCGCGCTATTGACTGGGAAAATGCACTCCGCGATCGACTCCTCCAAGCACAGGAGGAAGCTAAAAGCCGAGGCCTTCGATTGTCATTCACAACGGAAATCAGCTTGGAGCAGGAGCTCAACAAGTCTACAAATACGGATGCCAAAATCGTCGTCGTGAGCTACATCGTCATGTTCATTTATGCATGCTTGGCGCTCGGCACGCCTTTGAAGCACTTGTTTGGAAATCCGGCACTGTTGTTGGTTGAATCAAAGGTCACTTTGGGCCTTGCTGGCATTGCGATTGTCCTCATGTCTATTTCTGCTTCCATTGGTTTCTTCTCGTGGGTTGGCCTGAAGGCCACCCTCATCATCGTTGAAGTAATCCCGTTCATCGTCTTGGCCGTCGGCGTTGATAACATCTTTCTCATTGTTCACGAGCTGGAAAGAGTCAACATCAACTTCCCTGACCAGATGGTGGAAGAGAGAGTTTCTCGAGCCCTGGGCCGTATGGGACCTTCTATCCTTTTCTCCGCCTTGACTGAAACGTTTGCATTTGCTCTCGGCTCTGCGGTTGGCATGCCTGCTGTCCGAAACTTTGCTGCTTATGCCGCCGGCGCGGTTCTCATCAATGCTGTTCTTCAGATGACCATGTTTGTAtctttcttggccttgaacCAGATGAGGGTAGAGGATCATCGATGCGAACTTTGGCCGTGGTGGCAGGTCAAGAAGGCTAGGATCAATCTCAATGGGACCAACGGCTATCCGTCTACCGGTAGGGCGTCTGATGCCGATGAAGAAAGCTATCTGCAAATATTCATTCGAAACACTTATGCTCCCAGCCTCTTACGCAAGCAGACCAAGGTCGCCGTTGTTGCTGTCTTCCTCGGTCTCTTAGCGGCTGCCATTGCCTTGCTGCCAGGTATCCAGCTCGGACTAGACCAGCGCGTCGCTATTCCCGATGGATCTTATTTGATTCCATATTTCAACGACCTCTACGACTACCTTGAGACTGGACCTCCGGTTTATTTTGTTACCCGTGGAGTCGACGCATCCCAgcgccaagagcagcaagcgATGTGCTCAAGATTCACCACTTGCCAGCCCTTCTCGTTGACAAATACTCTGGAGCTCGAAAGGCAGCGATCCGACATTTCGTACATCATGTCCCCGGCAGCAAGCTGGATTGATGACTACTTCCTCTGGTTGAACCCCATCTATGATCAATGCTGCATTGAGCACGGTTCGACTTGCTTTGCAGACCGTCAGCCGGCGTGGAATACTTCACTCTATGGAATGCCTGAAGATGACGAATTCATTCACTACCTTCAAAAGTTCCTCGCAGCAAAGACTGATGACGTGTGCCCATTGGGTGGTCAAGCTTCCTACGGAGATGCAGTAGTCTTGGACAGCGAAGCGGCACATGTTAAAGCCAGTCATTTCAGAACCGCTCATACTCGCCTTCGCAGCCAGGAAGACTTTATCAAAGCCTACTCCTCAGCACGCCGCATCGCGTCGGACATTACAAAAGCAACTGGAGCAGACGTTTTCCCCTACAGCGTTTTCTATATCTTCTTTGATCAATACCTTAGCATCATCCCACTGACAGGAGGCCTTTTGGGCGCTGCCGTTggcgtcatcttcgtcattgCGTCGTTCCTGTTGGGTTCCGTACGGACATCAGCTATTGTGACCTTGACAGTCATAATGAGTGTTGTGGATATCATGGGCGCAATGGTGGTGTTCAACGTCTCCTTGAATGCCGTTTCCCTAGTGAATCTCATTATTTGCGTTGGAATTTCGGTGGAGTTTTGTGCGCACATTGCGCGAGCCTTCATGTTCCCCTCACGGACGGTCATGGAGAACAGCTTTAATGCTAATGGACGAGATGCCCGTGCTTGGACAGCATTGGTAAACGTTGGCGGATCGGTGTTCTCGGGTATCACGGTTACAAAATTCTTGGGCGTTGGGGTACTTGCATTCACAAGGTCAAAGATTTTCGAAATCTACTACTTCCGAGTTTGGTTGGCGCTTGTcgtctttgctgctcttcacGCTCTGGTGTTTTTGCCAGTTGCGTTGAGCATCGGTGGAGGTGAAGGCTATGTCGACCCTGAGAGCGAGGGCACTGCTGCTCAGGATTTGACTGATAGACGCTGGCGGGCAATTAGGATCCACGATAACAGCGACTCCGAGGATGACTATTAG
- a CDS encoding uncharacterized protein (CAZy:GT76~BUSCO:EOG092D24YM~TransMembrane:9 (i12-34o116-134i146-164o170-187i199-224o244-263i315-333o353-373i411-430o)) gives MGLISHKTSPTYSLFTVFTAWKAFLLSIALGTSISHDYDTSTSLFFEHLYGAGVNASALATKLTRWDALYFMQAAHEGYTYEQQWAFGAALPVAVDGILRPLRGLHLVGDGALEPVVAILFANLAHLAAVLALHRLTLVLFNSKRLAYVAAVLHVLSPAGLFLSAPYAESPFACLSFAGNLLFAMGLRPSTATWKRMLAFLGAGVSFGLSTAFRSNGLVSGLLFAVQAVQSLLDFFRHPSVSRLTLLASLIIGGLFIAAGSAVPQTVAWYRYCNVGSIDAEPRPWCQRLVPSIFTFVQAHYWNNGFLKYWTPNQLPLFLLASPMLAILLKSGLDFSFNLTHGLGRTVPVPSETFRAFVITLAMIQTLIATLAITNFHVQIISRLSSGYPIWYWWLAGSLSSDRSQKLASRIVVFMVMYASIQGGLFASFLPPA, from the exons ATGGGCCTTATATCTCATAAAACCTCGCCCACTTACTCTTTATTTACCGTCTTTACCGCTTGGAAGGCCTTCTTGCTCTCCATCGCCCTCGGAACCTCCATCAGCCACGACTATGACACGTCAAcgtcgctcttcttcgagCACCTGTACGGCGCTGGCGTCAACGCATCAGCCCTGGCAACCAAACTGACGCGATGGGATGCGCTGTACTTCATGCAGGCTGCGCATGAAGGTTACACGTACGAGCAGCAATGGGCGTTTGGGGCGGCGCTGCCCGTTGCCGTCGATGGCATCCTCAGGCCGCTCAGGGGGCTGCACctggttggcgatggcgcccTCGAGCCGGTCGTGGCCATCCTTTTCGCAAACTTGGCGCATCTTGCCGCCGTGCTGGCTCTCCACCGGCTCACTCTCGTCCTTTTCAACAGCAAAAGACTGGCCTACGTGGCGGCCGTCTTGCACGTTCTCTCGCCCgccggcctcttcctctctgccCCGTACGCGGAGAGCCCGTTTGCCTGCTTGTCCTTCGCCGGCAACTTGCTTTTTGCAATGGGTCTGCGGCCCAGCACTGCGACTTGGAAACGGATGCTGGCCTTTCTTGGCGCCGGAGTCTCCTTTGGACTGTCCACTGCCTTTAGGAGCAACGGCCTGGTCAGCGGTCTCCTGTTCGCGGTGCAAGCGGTCCAATCTCTGCTCGACTTTTTCCGCCACCCGAGCGTCTCCAGACTGACGCTTCTGGCTTCTTTAATCATTGGTGGCCTCTTCATCGCGGCGGGGAGTGCGGTTCCGCAGACGGTGGCGTGGTACAGGTACTGCAATGTTGGCTCCATTGACGCCGAGCCAAGGCCGTGGTGCCAGCGTCTGGTACCCAGTATCTTTACCTTTGTACAGGCACACTACTG GAATAATGGGTTTTTGAAGTATTGGACCCCAAACCAGCTGCCACTCTTCCTGCTGGCCAGCCCCATGCTCGCAATTCTGCTCAAGTCGGGGCTCGATTTTAGTTTTAACCTAACCCATGGCCTTGGTAGAACTGTGCCGGTGCCATCGGAGACGTTTCGCGCGTTTGTGATTACATTGGCCATGATCCAAACGTTGATTGCGACCTTGGCCATTACCAACTTCCACGTGCAGATTATCAGTCGGCTGTCATCTGGCTATCCCATATGGTATTGGTGGCTGGCAGGTAGCCTGAGTAGCGACAGGTCTCAAAAGCTCGCCTCACGGATTGTTGTATTCATGGTTATGTATGCCAGTATCCAGGGTGGCTTATTTGCATCCTTTCTTCCGCCCGCATAG